Part of the Methylomonas rapida genome is shown below.
CACATTGACCTATCCGCACATCGGTAACGTCGGCACGAATCCGGAAGATGATGAGTCAGTACGCGTGTTTGCCAGTGGTTTGGTGATACGTGACTTGCCGCTGCTGGCCAGTAGTTGGCGCAAGCAGCAAACCTTGCCGGACTATTTACGCCAGCACAACGTCGTCGCGATCGCGGACATCGATACCCGCAAATTGACGCGGATTTTGCGTGACAAAGGCGCCCAACGCGGTTGCATCATGGCGGGCGATGCCATCGACGTCGATTACGCCAAAAAAGCCATCGACGCCTTTCCGGGACTGCAAGGCATGGATCTGGCTAAAGAAGTCACTGCGGCAGAAGCCTATGAATGGACACAGGATGTCTGGCAATTGGGCAAGGGGCACGCCGAAGCGCCCAATTTGAAAAAACATGTGGTCGCCTACGATTTTGGCATCAAACGCAATATCTTGCGCTTGCTGGCGAATCGCGGCTGTAGAGTGACCGTGGTGCCGGCCAAAACGCCGGCCTCGGAGGTGTTGGCGATGAAGCCGGATGGCGTGTTTCTATCCAACGGTCCCGGCGATCCGGAGCCTTGTGATTATGCGATCGAAGCCATCAAGACCCTGTTGGAGCAAAAAATCCCCGTTTTCGGAATTTGCCTTGGGCATCAATTGCTGGCATTGGCCAGCGGCGCCAAGACCGAGAAGATGAAATTTGGCCACCATGGCGCCAATCATCCGGTGCAGGAATTGGCCAGCGGTCGGGTCATGATCAGCAGTCAGAACCACGGTTTTGCCGTGAATGCCGACAGCTTGCCGGCCAACCTGAAAGCCACTTACGTGTCGTTGTTCGACAGCAGTCTGCAAGGTATCGCCCGCACCGATTGTCCCGCCTTCAGCTTTCAAGGTCATCCCGAAGCCAGTCCAGGTCCGCACGATGTCGAAGCCTTGTTCGATGATTTTATCGACCTGATGAATCAGCCTCGTTCCGCTTAAGTTTTCCAAAGAGTGATATGCCAAAAAGAACCGACATAAAATCGATTTTACTGCTGGGCGCCGGCCCCATCGTCATCGGCCAGGCTTGCGAGTTTGATTACTCCGGCACGCAGGCTTGCAAAGCCCTGCGCGAAGAAGGCTATCGGGTGATTCTGGTCAACTCCAATCCCGCCACCATCATGACCGACCCCGAAATGGCCGATGCGATTTATATCGAGCCGATCGATTGGCAAACAGTTGAAAAAATCATCGAAAAGGAACGCCCCGACGCGGTTCTGCCGACCATGGGCGGTCAAACCGCTTTGAACTGTGCGCTGGCGCTGGATAAGCACGGCGTGCTGGAAAAATACGGCGTCGAAATGATAGGTGCCACCAAAGAAGCCATCAACAAGGCCGAAGATCGCGATTTGTTCAACCAGGCCATGCGCAAAATCGGCCTGGAAGTGGCGCGCTCCAAAGTGGCGCACAGCATGGAAGAGGCCTTCGCCGCGCAGGAAGAAGTCGGTTATCCGACCATCATCCGGCCGTCGTTCACGATGGGCGGCAGCGGCGGTGGTATCGCTTACAACCGCGAGGAATTCATCGAGATTTGCGAACGCGGCCTGTATCTGTCGCCGACCAACGAATTGTTGATCGAAGAGTCCGTTCTGGGCTGGAAAGAGTTCGAAATGGAAGTGGTGCGCGATCGGAAAGACAATTGCATCATCGTTTGCTCGATCGAAAACTTCGATCCGATGGGCGTGCATACCGGTGACTCGATAACCGTCGCGCCGGCACAAACCTTGACCGACAAGGAATATCAGATTCTGCGTAACGCCTCGTTAGCGGTGCTGCGCGAGATCGGCGTCGATACCGGCGGCTCGAACGTGCAGTTTGCTTTGAATCCGGAAAACGGCCGTCTGATCGTCATCGAAATGAACCCGAGGGTGTCACGTTCCTCGGCGCTGGCTTCTAAAGCTACGGGCTTCCCGATCGCCAAGGTCGCCGCCAAACTGGCCGTGGGCTATACGCTCGACGAACTGAAAAACGAAATTACCGGCGGCAAAACGCCGGCTTCGTTCGAGCCGACCATCGATTACGTCGTGACCAAGGTGCCGCGCTTTGCCTTCGAAAAATTCCCGCAGGCCAACGACAGGTTGACCACGCAGATGAAATCGGTCGGCGAGGTGATGGCGATTGGCCGCACGTTCCAGGAGTCGCTGCAAAAAGCCTTGCGGGGTCTGGAAATCGGCGTGGATGGGCTGGATGAAATCACCGATTTGAACGACGTCAATGCCGAAGACACAATCCTGCGCGAACTGCGTTATCCGGGCCCGCACCGGCTCTGGTATCTGGCCGATGCCTTTCGTGCCGGCTTGAGTTTTGACGAGATTCATCAGGCCTGCCGCATCGAACCGTGGTTTCTGGCCCAGGTCGAGGATTTGATCGCCACCGAAAAAACCTTGTCGACCAAAACGCTGGCGACCTTGGAGCCGGGCGAATTGCTGCGTCTGAAACGCAAAGGCTTTTCCGATCGGCGTCTGGCGAAACTGTTGGAAGCCAATGAATCCGAGGTGCGCAACGTGCGCCACAAAAAAGGCATACGCCCGGTTTACAAGCGCATCGATTCCTGCGCGGCGGAATTTGCTTCCGATACGGCCTATCTGTATTCGACGTATGAGCAGGAATGCGAAGCCAATCCATCCTCCAAAGAGAAGATCATCATTTTGGGCGGTGGCCCGAACCGTATCGGTCAAGGTATAGAATTTGACTACTGCTGCGTGCATGCGGCGTTGGCGCTGCGTGAAGACGGCTACGAAACCATCATGGTCAATTGCAACCCAGAAACCGTATCGACCGACTTCGATACGTCGGACAGATTGTATTTCGAGCCGTTGACGCTGGAAGACGTACTGGAAATCATCGAATTGGAAAAGCCCAAGGGCGTGATCGTGCAATACGGCGGGCAAACCCCGTTGAAGCTGGCGCGCGCCCTGGAAGCCGCCGGTGCGCCGATTATCGGCACTTCGCCGGATTCCATCGACTTGGCCGAGGATCGCGAACGTTTCCAGAAATTATTGGAACGCCTGAATCTGTTGCAACCGCCCAATGCTACCGCGCGTTCAGTCGAGCAGGCCGTCAATTCCGCCAAAGAATTGGGTTATCCCTTGGTCGTGCGGCCGTCCTACGTGTTGGGTGGACGGGCGATGGAGATCGTGTTCAACGAGGAAGGCTTGCGCCGTTATATGAAGGAAGCAGTCAGTGTTTCCAACGATTCTCCAGTGTTGCTGGACCGATTCCTCGACGATGCGGTGGAAATGGACGTCGATGCGATTTACGACGGCGAGACCGTGTTGATCGGCGGCTTGATGGAACACATCGAGCAGGCCGGCGTGCATTCCGGCGACTCGGCCTGCTCGATTCCGCCTTATGACTTGCCTGTGCATATTCAGGATCAATTGCGCGCCCAGGTCGCCAAAATGGCCGAAGCCTTGGGCGTGTGCGGCTTGATGAACACGCAGTTTGCGATTCAGGGCGAAACGATTTATGTGCTGGAGGTCAACCCGCGCGCATCGAGAACCGCGCCGTTCGTTTCCAAGGCTACCGGTTATCCGCTGGCCAAGATCGCTGCCCGCTGCATGGTCGGCAAGTCCCTGAAAGAGCAGGGCATTACCGAAGAACGCATCCCGGAATACTTCTCGGTCAAGGAGGCGGTATTCCCGTTCATCAAATTCCCCGGCGTCGATCCGCTGTTGGGGCCGGAAATGAAATCCACCGGCGAGGTGATGGGGGTTGGTAAAACGTTCGGTGAAGCCTTCGCCAAGTCGCAACGCGCTTCCGGGGTGGATTTGAGTCACAGCGGCAAGGTGCTGATCAGCATCCGTGACGCCGATAAGCCGAAATTGCCGGAATTGGCCAGAATGCTGATTGCCAAGAATTACGAGATCGTCGCTACTCGCGGTACCGCAAGGGTCTTGAAAGAAGCCGGCATTCCCTGTCAGGAAATCTTCAAGGTGAACGAAGGCCGGCCGAACACCGTGGACATGATCAAGAATGGGGAAATCCAGTTGATCGTCAACACCACCGAAGGCGTAAAAGCCGTGGCCGATTCGTTTACGATGCGCCGTGAAGCCTTGCAACGTAAAGTTACTTATTACACGACGATGGCCGGCGCCAGGGCAGCGTGTTATGCACTGGGCGAACTCGATGCCGGCGACGTGAATTGCCTGCAGGATTTACACAAGGCTTTTAATCCTTAAAATCGCAATTAATCCACGAAAAGCACGAAAGACACGAAATAAAACAGGCCGTTACGCCACGAGATTCAGTCACCTACCGGGTGTCAGCCTTTTTAAGCAATAACTTGCTGAAACTTTTCGTGTGTTTCGTGGAGTAAATTATTTTTCTAGGTTAATGGATGAATTTGATTCAATAGGGGAGTAGTAATGCAAAAATTTCCACTGACAGTGACGGGCGCCAACAAACTGCGCGCCGAACTGGAAGAACTGAAGACCGTGATCAGGCCTCGCATCATTCAGGCCATCGCCGAAGCCCGCGAACACGGTGATTTGAAGGAAAACGCCGAATACCATGCGGCCCGCGAGCAACAAAGTTTCGCGGAAGGCCGGATTGCCGAAATCGAAGGCAAGTTGGCCAATGCCAATATCATCGATGTGACCAAAACCGATGCCAATGGCAAGGTGGTATTCGGGGCGACCGTGAAAATCGAGGATCTGGATTCCGGCAAGGAAGTGACTTATCAGATCGTTGGCGAAGACGAGGCCAATATCAAGGAAGGACGTATTTCGGTGGGTTCGCCGATTGCGCGGGCGCTGATCGGCAAGGAAGAAGGCGATACCGTTATCGTTAAAGCGCCTGGTGGCGATATCGAGTACGAAATCATTGCGGTCGAGTATATTTAGCCAATAAAAAAGGGAGGTCTCTGCCTCCCTTTTTTCACTTCTTGGGATTTTTTCGATAAAGCACGGCGATTTGGCCAATGGACTGAACCAATTCTGCCCCGGTTTCCGAGCAGATTTGTTCTCGGATGACATTACGGTCATCTCTTTCGGCGCGAATTTTGACCTTGATCAGTTCATGGGCATCCAGTGCCAGATTGATCTCGTTGATTACCGCGGGCGTCAAGCCAGCTTGCCCAATCATCACCACGGGATTTAGCGGATGGGCTTGGGCCTTCAGCTTTTTCTTTTCGATAGGATTCACTCTGTTTCCTTAAACTTTAAAAACCGCACGATTTTACACCAATAGAAAAATGGCACGCACGAAAAGTAGTCACCAGTGGATGCAGGAGCATTTTCAGGACGAATATGTCAAAAAGGCCCAGGCGTTGGGCTACAGGTCGCGCGCGGTATTCAAGCTGATCGAAATCCAGGAGAAGGATAAAATCATTCGTCCAGGGATTAATATCGTCGATTTGGGCGCGGCTCCCGGTGGTTGGTCGGAATATGCGCGGAAGCTCGTCGGCAAAAACGACAAGATCGTGGCACTGGATTTGCTTGAGATCGAGCCGATTGCCGGCGTCGAATTTATTCAGGGTGATTTTAGGGAGGATGAGGTATTGGAAAAACTGTTTAAAGTGCTGGACGGTCAACCGGTGCACTTGTTATTGTCGGACATGGCACCCAATATCAGTGGAAATAGGGAAATGGATCAGCCCAGATCGATTTATCTGGGCGAGCTTGCGCTGGATGCTGCCCATCATATACTGGTCAGGGGCGGCACGTTTTTGATTAAAATGTTCCAGGGGGCTGGTTTTGACGAGTATCTGAATCAAGTCAAGCAAAATTTCACGAGTGTGGTGATCCGCAAGCCGAAAGCGTCGCGAGCGCGGAGCAACGAAGTGTATATTTTGGCAAAAGGTTTCAAATAGCTTGGTACACTTGGCATAGTCGAGCTATCGGGTATCGGTATTCCTGATACAATTGGTTGGTTTTTAAATAGTGGGCCGTTTTTGGCCGGAGCGCGTAAATTGAGCGACATGATGAAAAATTTAGTGTTGTGGGTTGTCATCGCAGTGGTGTTGATGGCGATATTCAACAATTTCGGTTCGAGATCGATTCGAAGCGACGCCACGTTGTCGTATTCGCAGCTGATCGATGCCGTGAAGGCAGGGCAGGTACAGCAGGTTGCGATTGCGGACAATACGGTCAGGGGGCGCATGCAATCGGGTGACAAGTTCAAGACCTACATGCCCAACGATCCGCATTTGATCGATGATTTGTTGGCCAATGGGGTTGAAATCGTCGTGCAGCCGCCGGAAGAACCTTCGATGCTGATGCAGATCTTTGTGTCGTTTGGGCCGATTTTATTGTTGATTGCGGTGTGGGTGTTCTTCATGCGGCAGATGCAAGGCGGGGGTGTCGGTGGCCGTGGCGGAGCAATGGGCTTTGGCAAGAGCAAGGCCAGGATGCTGGATCAGGATCAAAACAAGGTGACTTTCGCCGATGTGGCGGGCTGCGATGAAGCCAAGGAAGAAGTTCAGGAAATGGTGGATTTCTTGCGCGACCCGGCCAAATATCAAAAACTGGGCGGCAAAGTGCCTCGCGGCGCGTTGATGGTCGGTCCTCCGGGTACGGGTAAAACCTTGCTGGCACGGGCAATTGCCGGCGAGGCCAAGGTGCCGTTCTTCACGATTTCCGGTTCGGATTTCGTCGAGATGTTCGTCGGTGTCGGTGCCTCACGGGTGCGCGACATGTTCGAGCAAGCCAAGAAACATGCGCCTTGCATCATCTTCATCGATGAGATCGATGCGGTCGGCCGTTCGCGTGGCGCGGGTCTCGGCGGCGGTAACGACGAACGCGAACAAACCCTGAACCAGT
Proteins encoded:
- the carA gene encoding glutamine-hydrolyzing carbamoyl-phosphate synthase small subunit; this translates as MNKPALLVLEDGTEFHGIAIGADGCSVGEVVFNTALTGYQEILSDPSYARQIVTLTYPHIGNVGTNPEDDESVRVFASGLVIRDLPLLASSWRKQQTLPDYLRQHNVVAIADIDTRKLTRILRDKGAQRGCIMAGDAIDVDYAKKAIDAFPGLQGMDLAKEVTAAEAYEWTQDVWQLGKGHAEAPNLKKHVVAYDFGIKRNILRLLANRGCRVTVVPAKTPASEVLAMKPDGVFLSNGPGDPEPCDYAIEAIKTLLEQKIPVFGICLGHQLLALASGAKTEKMKFGHHGANHPVQELASGRVMISSQNHGFAVNADSLPANLKATYVSLFDSSLQGIARTDCPAFSFQGHPEASPGPHDVEALFDDFIDLMNQPRSA
- the rlmE gene encoding 23S rRNA (uridine(2552)-2'-O)-methyltransferase RlmE, whose product is MARTKSSHQWMQEHFQDEYVKKAQALGYRSRAVFKLIEIQEKDKIIRPGINIVDLGAAPGGWSEYARKLVGKNDKIVALDLLEIEPIAGVEFIQGDFREDEVLEKLFKVLDGQPVHLLLSDMAPNISGNREMDQPRSIYLGELALDAAHHILVRGGTFLIKMFQGAGFDEYLNQVKQNFTSVVIRKPKASRARSNEVYILAKGFK
- the carB gene encoding carbamoyl-phosphate synthase large subunit, yielding MPKRTDIKSILLLGAGPIVIGQACEFDYSGTQACKALREEGYRVILVNSNPATIMTDPEMADAIYIEPIDWQTVEKIIEKERPDAVLPTMGGQTALNCALALDKHGVLEKYGVEMIGATKEAINKAEDRDLFNQAMRKIGLEVARSKVAHSMEEAFAAQEEVGYPTIIRPSFTMGGSGGGIAYNREEFIEICERGLYLSPTNELLIEESVLGWKEFEMEVVRDRKDNCIIVCSIENFDPMGVHTGDSITVAPAQTLTDKEYQILRNASLAVLREIGVDTGGSNVQFALNPENGRLIVIEMNPRVSRSSALASKATGFPIAKVAAKLAVGYTLDELKNEITGGKTPASFEPTIDYVVTKVPRFAFEKFPQANDRLTTQMKSVGEVMAIGRTFQESLQKALRGLEIGVDGLDEITDLNDVNAEDTILRELRYPGPHRLWYLADAFRAGLSFDEIHQACRIEPWFLAQVEDLIATEKTLSTKTLATLEPGELLRLKRKGFSDRRLAKLLEANESEVRNVRHKKGIRPVYKRIDSCAAEFASDTAYLYSTYEQECEANPSSKEKIIILGGGPNRIGQGIEFDYCCVHAALALREDGYETIMVNCNPETVSTDFDTSDRLYFEPLTLEDVLEIIELEKPKGVIVQYGGQTPLKLARALEAAGAPIIGTSPDSIDLAEDRERFQKLLERLNLLQPPNATARSVEQAVNSAKELGYPLVVRPSYVLGGRAMEIVFNEEGLRRYMKEAVSVSNDSPVLLDRFLDDAVEMDVDAIYDGETVLIGGLMEHIEQAGVHSGDSACSIPPYDLPVHIQDQLRAQVAKMAEALGVCGLMNTQFAIQGETIYVLEVNPRASRTAPFVSKATGYPLAKIAARCMVGKSLKEQGITEERIPEYFSVKEAVFPFIKFPGVDPLLGPEMKSTGEVMGVGKTFGEAFAKSQRASGVDLSHSGKVLISIRDADKPKLPELARMLIAKNYEIVATRGTARVLKEAGIPCQEIFKVNEGRPNTVDMIKNGEIQLIVNTTEGVKAVADSFTMRREALQRKVTYYTTMAGARAACYALGELDAGDVNCLQDLHKAFNP
- the greA gene encoding transcription elongation factor GreA; its protein translation is MQKFPLTVTGANKLRAELEELKTVIRPRIIQAIAEAREHGDLKENAEYHAAREQQSFAEGRIAEIEGKLANANIIDVTKTDANGKVVFGATVKIEDLDSGKEVTYQIVGEDEANIKEGRISVGSPIARALIGKEEGDTVIVKAPGGDIEYEIIAVEYI
- the yhbY gene encoding ribosome assembly RNA-binding protein YhbY → MNPIEKKKLKAQAHPLNPVVMIGQAGLTPAVINEINLALDAHELIKVKIRAERDDRNVIREQICSETGAELVQSIGQIAVLYRKNPKK